Part of the Xiphophorus couchianus chromosome 8, X_couchianus-1.0, whole genome shotgun sequence genome is shown below.
ACTTTCTGTTGAAAAACGAGTTTTTCTGAAATTATCTTGTTTCATTTaaggaaatttatttatttttttattccaatttgcataattttacgGTGAATGGAACAAGTACACCTCGCTGAAGCAAACAGAATCAagtcaaaacacagaaaacaaaaatgaaaataagataaaatactaataaaacctgaactaaataggtaaatataaataaatattagtaaattaaAATCTCTCAAATTACTTATTGATAGTTTCTCGTTTCTTCCCATTTTCCTTATGTGTCTTTCTTTACTCAGAATGTTAAATGGGTCTTCCTGTCTCTCATATGTCCCGGGTTTTCTGCCAGATCTTAATATACTTATCATTTTACATTTAGCTTTACTTGATGGAAgtttattattaacatttttagatttcaaCGCACGTACCTCTAGATTTATAGATTAAATGTAAATGACaaagctaaatttatttttgctattccctgagatgtttttaaaaattaaaaataagaagaaaaatgagAGGAACAGGAAAAAAGTTTGTCTAAAATTAAGAATTAATTTAAGAATTGTAAGaagtctttattttctctttatttataaatgaataataattgcaaatatatgcaaattttaaatacaaaaaatgaaacaatttccTTTTCAGACTGATACAAATATTTTCCCTCTAAATTTAAACATTCGAGTATGAATAATTATACGTTTACGTGCTGAGGAAGTTTTCAGGATGTGACGTAGAAGAGGGTGGAATTAGCAGTGAAATCAGCCAATGAGCAGGAAGCACCTTTTTCACAACATTCCAATCCTTCCCACGACGTTCTCCTTCTCTCCTCCCCTCTTCTGCTCCTTTCTGGGAGTATGTGGTACTGTGACACGTAAACTTTGTCCGCCACATTCCTCTCGCAGGATACCTCCACCTGGGACAGGGAGAGCAGAGAAAAGACTCATGCCTGATCCCGAACCAGATTAACACAGAATCGtacaaaaacccaaaacaaaacatggaggCGAGAGAAGCTACTGCAGGTGAGGTTACTGTTAGCACTGACTGTCAAACAGCTagaaagagagcgagagagagagagagagagacagagctgtttgttgttgttttcactcCAATTACCAGTTAGAGCAACACCTAACAAGCTGGGATCTCAACACCAGCtatgtttgtgtaaatataGCCCTGAACACGAACCTGGCAGGTTGTTTTGATTGAACAGAGAGAGCACAATGAGTCCATTCAGATCTTGTTTAGACTTGCCTTTAAACAGTAACCATGACTTTGCGTCTTGATTCGCCTTTATTCAACTTATAGGTGCTTTTGTTGGCACCgacaaagagaaaaaatctgCTAAGAAGGATGCAGCTCATAAAGCGGTGAAACCACAGACTAAAAGCAGAATGGAGGAAATCTTTGGCTTCAGGAAAGAGGACCTGAGCTCCTGGGAGAACCTGGTGGCCCTTCTGAACCGACCCACTGACCCTGCATCTCTGGGCATCTTCCGCTGCATGTTTGGTGAATAAATCAATGCTCTCTGCTGTTTAAATCTCAACTTGTTACAAAGAATAGTCTGTATTCACGACTTGTGTTCTGTCCAGGTTTGCTTATGGCTATAGACGTCACACAGGAGAGGGGCCTCAGCCACctggattacaaatacctggatGGGGCCCCTGTGTGCCGATTTCCTCTTTTCAATTTCTTAGAGCCCCTCCCGCTGGATTGGATGTACGTGGTGTATCTGGTGATGTTCCTTGGTGGGTACCTTACCATTAAGAGAGGCTAGTCTTCAGTCTGAGCAGATTTCTACTGGAAGATCTCTGTGAGATCAGCACCTCTcgattgtttttacatctgaataATATTTGTTACCATGGAATAATTAACTCCAAGTTGTTTGAAAATGGCCTACGATCCCTTCCCAGTTTGACGAGTGGCAACAATTGCTTCtctattacttttatttttttaatttgcatacTTGTATGTTGCTAAAACGTATGCTTTTATAAAAAGGTCTCATCTGCTAAAGTTCTTATTCATTAAGTGCATTTCataaacacctcccacctgctACTATCCTCTCTTAAatcctgcagaaacaaaaagggtgtacttactttttcTACTCTTTTACTTTAAGGTGAgttgtgaataattttagaACTTGGCAGAGAGTAGACCAAATACACATACTCATTATATTTACTATTTCTGCAGCATATGCAGCTTTTCAACACCTCATGAGTCTTTTCCCCTTAAAAAGCAGGTAACTGCTCAATTTAACTaaactgtgtgtttatttttaattaaaggtgCACTGGGCATCATGCTGGGCTGTTTCTACCGTCTCTCATGCCTCATGTTCATCTCGACATACTGGTACATCTTCTTCCTGGACAAAACAGCCTGGAACAATCACTCATATCTCTACGGTCTCATTGGGTTTCAGCTCGCCATCATGGACGGCAACAGATACTGGTGAGGTTGAAGCTTTATTAGACTGCGTGTGAATTAATCTGCATCCTTTTCTCCGCGTCAGtcgttttttttgtgtgttttttttatgtgtatcTTTAGGTCGCTGGATGGATTACGAAAACCTTCCATAAGAAATGCTCATGTTCCTCTGTGGAATTACACCTTACTGAGGACACAGGTTTGCTTCAGTCATCAGCTAGTTAgctatttttatgtgaaaattaTTGTGACAATCTGAGCTGATTTAATGATACCTGTGatcttgtttttcaaagatCTTTATTGTATATTTCATTGCTGGAGTGAAAAAATTGGACGCAGACTGGGTGGAGGGATATTCCATGTCTTACCTGGCACACCACTGGCTCTTTGATCCTTTCAAGTAGGTTTGCCTTAGTccttaataaattatataattttacaatCAAATATGCAGTGGTTTTTATCACAATAGAGTTGGGCTATATGGCTTAAAATTCTCAAATTGTTTTCATGCCAGATTCGATTTccgatatttatttattttttaatcttgctttcttatttttaaaagaaattacagatgacagaaaatatttttcaatatttttcatattgaCACTGATTAAACACTGCTTTAACTTAATATGCGAAAATGCCGGCGAGGTATAAAAGCTTTTGCGAGGCAGTGTATGCCATATATGTTACTGAGCTGTACCAacgttgtttttgtttttcagagtgATTCTTCCTGTGGAGTCAGTGAGTCTGCTGGTGGTGCACGGGGGCGGTCTAATTCTGGATCTCACCGCCggatatttgctgttttttgatGCCACACGGCCGTTCGCGTTTTTCTTCGTGTCTTATTTCCACTGCATGAACTCTCAGCTGTTCAGCATCGGTCAGTGTGCTGCTTCATTCGCTCTCAGGACAGCTATAAAGTCTTTGTTTCCTCCACTGACGTGTATTTACCTGTATTTTTAACCCTGTTCAGGGATGTTCTCCTACACAATGTTGGCAACAAGTCCTCTCTTCTGCTACGCTGATTGGCCAAGGAGATTCTTTGCGCGCTTCCCATCTTTGCTCAGCGGAGTCCTGCCGTTCACCACAGAGGAGATTCAGCCCAGCACTTCCTGCCTTTACCCTGAAATCCACAGCAACGAACATCCAGGGACACAAAATCCTGCAAAAGCttccaaaatgaaatttaaGCACAAGCTGGGAGCTGTTTTTACTATTCTTTACATAGCTGAGCAGTTTTTCATGCCTTATTCACACTTCATCACACAGGTATGTCTTCTCAGTGTCTTGCATTCATTTcttagattgttttatttccatttctgaGTGGACAGCTTGCTGTCCCAGTGATCAAAAGTCTATTAAAACCTCCTGATAGTGAAACACAGTCATTGTTTCATTATAAACAGCAGCTCGGATAGTCAAAACTTTGAAATACGAGAACCCTTATCATTCAGTCTCTGATAAGCTGAAAACTTGGGTGTTCGCTTTCATGCATGTGATGAATACACATAAGTACAACCAGGGGGTGTAATATAAAATTGTTCtaatgttcttcttttttttggactCAGGGTTACAATAACTGGACTAATGGTTTGTATGGATACTCCTGGGACATGATGGTCCACTCCCGCAGCCATCAGCACGTGAAGATCACCTACAAAGACGGAAAAACAGGGGAAATCGGATATCTGAACCCAGGGGTGAGATACCAGGAAAACCAAAACCATGCAAGGGAGGAAAATAATCATCGTTGCACTTAGAGTTGTGTCGATCATTTCACTAGAGATTGGATTTAACcaaatacttatttattttttacttctctacatggctgggcaataaattaatttgatcagtttctgcagattttatttttggaaaatctgaatttttacCAATTTACCAATGCACTCCTGGGGTTTCCGTAgctcagagtgatgtcagctcACCCAGTGCCTACCGTCTTGTTTGACAAGCGTGTTACACAGCTTCTGTTTacttggactttgaattcaggtcagaTCACCAAAAGaatgactgaaacaaaacatttttgggcatttgtaatttcttttcaagaaaagaaatcaagattattttgtaaaaaaaaaatggtatgaaaaaaatcagaaatgttattttcagcCCTATTCCTTCCCTAGCCAATAAGTTGTTTAAAACTAATAACTTCCCCTATTTTGGTCCATAAAACTGCTGAAAAAGGTGAGAGAAAAGGTGTCAAAATGCTGCCTTGCAAAGTTTACATGTGTATCTGGTCCAAAGCATCTGAATAAAACCACTGTATTACCACTTTACTACTATAAATatggaataaataataaaataaaacactaaaaatgaaGAAAGGCCAAgggataaaaaaatgttttaagaagaGTTTTAAAAGTGGACAATAAAGGGACACTTGTAATACGTAATGGCACATCGTTCTATTACCATTCAGTCAGTCTCTACAGAGCTCTACCTAATCTagttatttgattcaggtgtatTGAAGAAGATAGATATTTAAAGTTATATGAAACTCCTGAGCTAGGGGTATGttgttttgatgcataaataGTGATATCCTTTAACTTATGTTGGATCTCAAACTACAATAATTATTAGGGAATCCAtagcacattttgttttctgtgagaTGTTAAAATCTTaagaaaggatgaaaaaaaactgtaatctgCAGGTCAATCACAATAGTAAAGTAATCACACCTAAACATCACTTTTTAAACTACAGGTTTATTTAACAGCTTTCTGGAATAATCCTGCCTGTGTTTCAGGTGTTTACTCAGAGTCGCCGCTGGAAAGATCACGGAGACATGCTGAAGCAGTACGCCACCTGTCTCAGCGGGTTGCTCCCACGCTACAACATCTCTCATCCTGAAATCTACTTTGATATCTGGGTGTCGATCAACGAGCGCTTCCAGCAAAGGTAGGAGGGAATTTGGATGTCAGATGTTGGATGTCAAGTGTGGAAAAAGTGTGATGGTTGAATTCGCCATGTTCTCCTCTGTAAGGATCTTTGATCCTCGCGTGGACATCGTGAAAGCAGAGTGGTCGCCTTTCAAACCAAACCCGTGGCTGATGCCCctgctggttgacctttcaccCTGGAGGACCAAGTTCCAGGAGATTGAGGGAAGTCTGGACAATCAGACTGAGATCGTCTTCATTGCAGATTTTCCAGGTTGAAGCTCTCTTCTTTGTCCTAATTTTTGTTGTAAAGTATTGATTATCTAACTGCCATCTCTGTTACCGCTCAGGTCTCCATTTGGAGAACTTTGTGAGTGAAGACCTGGGCAACACCAGCATCCATGTGCTGCAAGGGCAGGTGAACGTTGAGGTagtggaggagaagaagaaccaCACTCTGCAGCCTGGTGACCAGATAAAGGTACAGCTCCACAGCATCGCCATCAGGAGTTTGATAATAACAAATACAATGTTTTCAGACACtaatattca
Proteins encoded:
- the ggcx gene encoding vitamin K-dependent gamma-carboxylase; translated protein: MEAREATAGAFVGTDKEKKSAKKDAAHKAVKPQTKSRMEEIFGFRKEDLSSWENLVALLNRPTDPASLGIFRCMFGLLMAIDVTQERGLSHLDYKYLDGAPVCRFPLFNFLEPLPLDWMYVVYLVMFLGALGIMLGCFYRLSCLMFISTYWYIFFLDKTAWNNHSYLYGLIGFQLAIMDGNRYWSLDGLRKPSIRNAHVPLWNYTLLRTQIFIVYFIAGVKKLDADWVEGYSMSYLAHHWLFDPFKVILPVESVSLLVVHGGGLILDLTAGYLLFFDATRPFAFFFVSYFHCMNSQLFSIGMFSYTMLATSPLFCYADWPRRFFARFPSLLSGVLPFTTEEIQPSTSCLYPEIHSNEHPGTQNPAKASKMKFKHKLGAVFTILYIAEQFFMPYSHFITQGYNNWTNGLYGYSWDMMVHSRSHQHVKITYKDGKTGEIGYLNPGVFTQSRRWKDHGDMLKQYATCLSGLLPRYNISHPEIYFDIWVSINERFQQRIFDPRVDIVKAEWSPFKPNPWLMPLLVDLSPWRTKFQEIEGSLDNQTEIVFIADFPGLHLENFVSEDLGNTSIHVLQGQVNVEVVEEKKNHTLQPGDQIKVPAGAYHKVYTISESPSCYMYVYVNTTEAVLLQNFTKLQELQERIRNGTETEPLPPELQPLMAADDDGEAEVNATDPVVQLFLKRQRRMKEVKKRREAGVLERLDRFAVKKYYTIRRGFLMTAIAIRNLAVGLPPVEQLRSEVAFANMKEPEAEAEPDETLKQEVGHAEL